In one Silene latifolia isolate original U9 population chromosome 10, ASM4854445v1, whole genome shotgun sequence genomic region, the following are encoded:
- the LOC141609462 gene encoding F-box/kelch-repeat protein At3g23880-like: MIFKVQKMEDTPNKRLPIEMQVVILLRLPVKSLVRFKCVSKNWLAEITSQSFIDLYNCQNYPQNHDTNHRYLILVGSGSISSFDYSISGRGIVSNFALPLEFHKKLDSEIVGSCNGLLCFENLTSRKILVYNPITRANRVIRIPAFPDANTEYETGFGYDHKSNDYKIFWVSRKRLAYIFRLKSNTCEEIKFTPTRIAWHFGSYQKVKPFMVYSNNALHWVGYSETPGHKIISCFDIGSEQFYELRMPHYLITTYMSWNIADLKGYLHLVSHRCPNWSSPRSLEIWVMKEYRVHSSWTKLISYSSVEHIFSHGQSTLGRNQVFTFIRRTIRRS, from the coding sequence ATGATTTTTAAAGTGCAAAAGATGGAGGACACTCCTAACAAACGTCTTCCCATAGAAATGCAAGTTGTGATCCTATTAAGGCTACCCGTAAAATCTCTTGTTCGATTCAAGTGCGTATCCAAGAATTGGCTTGCCGAAATCACAAGCCAAAGTTTTATCGATCTCTACAACTGTCAGAACTATCCTCAAAATCACGACACTAATCATCGTTACTTAATTCTCGTTGGTTCGGGTTCAATCTCGAGTTTTGATTATTCTATTAGTGGTCGCGGTATTGTTAGTAATTTTGCATTGCCCCTTGAATTTCACAAGAAATTAGACTCCGAGATTGTTGGTTCATGTAACGGGCTGCTCTGCTTTGAAAATTTAACCTCTAGGAAGATTTTGGTGTATAACCCGATAACGAGAGCAAATCGGGTTATTCGAATTCCGGCCTTTCCGGACGCCAACACGGAATATGAGACGGGATTTGGTTACGATCATAAGAGCAACGATTACAAGATTTTTTGGGTATCCCGGAAAAGGCTAGCTTATATTTTCCGGCTGAAAAGTAATACATGTGAAGAAATAAAATTTACTCCTACACGTATCGCATGGCATTTCGGCAGCTATCAGAAGGTGAAACCGTTTATGGTTTACTCTAACAACGCGCTACATTGGGTAGGTTATTCAGAGACACCGGGTCATAAAATCATATCATGTTTCGATATTGGATCCGAACAGTTTTATGAGTTAAGGATGCCTCATTATTTGATTACTACTTATATGTCTTGGAATATTGCCGATTTAAAGGGTTATTTGCACTTGGTGTCACACCGTTGTCCCAATTGGTCAAGTCCGCGGAGTTTGGAAATATGGGTTATGAAAGAGTACCGTGTTCATAGTTCATGGACTAAATTGATCAGCTACTCAAGTGTTGAGCATATATTTTCTCATGGGCAGAGTACGCTTGGTCGCAACCAAGTGTTTACATTTATTCGAAGGACGATCAGGAGATCCTAA